A genomic stretch from Chitinivibrionales bacterium includes:
- the flgK gene encoding flagellar hook-associated protein FlgK, producing the protein MGLFSTLGIGTRGLFAAQLGMDVAGQNISNADVEGYSRKRLNMTADYRYDGKFGQMGFGVDVVNIDRLRDAMIDQQIRRQNKEVGFYEEIDYALEQIENIFTEPSDTGVMHFVDQFFDSWENLANNPSDISARTMVKANAVIMNDVFHNLSAEMRDLRLNTNDKIARHVDRINEISKKVHNLNSEIGIVEIGQQNANDSRDQRDQLLKELAKIIDIDTIENEQGQVTVTTAGNILVSPAEFRQLETTTATFTRTDGTSDVDVGIRFADSKTTFIPVSGAIRGLMECRDTLIPEYESRLDSLATGLVEKVNTNHVQGYNLLGYSGVYFFNPETTGASDINISASIRADVQNIAAATGGAANMGSQIVVPAGSGQLDFGNAPQQFSKTLGRFFNSATDPISERARNIINGSVVVTAGATTLQEGADYHIDYASGTIQMLHGGYDGQAIAIDFQYRSGDFAGPGDNANAIAIAELRHQLTMAPDPIGNDTNTFTQYYSAMIGQLGLERNEASASLETREFLIQQYETHQDSISGVSLDEEMAEIIKYQHTFSAAARVITTTGHMLEVLMNM; encoded by the coding sequence ATGGGCTTATTTTCAACACTCGGAATTGGTACACGGGGCCTGTTTGCCGCTCAGCTTGGTATGGATGTAGCGGGACAGAATATCTCGAATGCCGATGTCGAAGGATACAGCCGGAAACGGTTGAACATGACCGCCGATTACCGGTATGACGGCAAGTTCGGTCAGATGGGATTCGGTGTTGATGTTGTCAATATCGACCGGCTACGCGATGCGATGATTGACCAACAAATCCGGCGTCAGAATAAGGAAGTCGGTTTTTATGAAGAGATCGATTATGCTCTCGAACAGATAGAAAACATTTTCACCGAGCCCAGTGATACAGGCGTTATGCATTTTGTCGATCAGTTTTTCGACAGCTGGGAAAACCTTGCAAATAATCCCTCAGATATTTCCGCACGTACGATGGTCAAGGCAAATGCGGTAATTATGAATGATGTTTTTCATAATCTCAGCGCCGAGATGCGTGACCTCCGCCTAAACACAAATGATAAAATCGCCCGTCATGTAGACCGCATTAATGAAATATCAAAGAAAGTTCATAATTTAAATTCCGAAATCGGTATTGTTGAAATCGGTCAGCAGAATGCAAACGACAGCCGTGACCAGCGTGATCAGTTGCTAAAAGAACTCGCGAAAATTATCGACATCGATACCATCGAGAATGAGCAGGGACAGGTAACGGTGACGACTGCAGGAAATATTCTCGTTTCGCCTGCAGAATTCCGTCAGCTCGAAACCACCACCGCCACTTTTACGCGTACCGACGGCACCAGTGATGTGGATGTGGGTATTCGCTTTGCCGATTCCAAAACTACCTTTATCCCTGTCAGCGGCGCAATCAGGGGACTGATGGAATGCCGGGATACGCTTATCCCCGAATATGAGAGTCGTCTCGATTCACTCGCTACAGGACTGGTTGAGAAGGTGAACACAAATCATGTGCAGGGATATAACCTTCTGGGATATTCGGGAGTTTACTTTTTCAACCCTGAAACAACCGGTGCATCCGACATCAATATATCGGCATCGATCCGGGCAGATGTCCAGAATATCGCAGCAGCAACCGGTGGAGCGGCCAATATGGGATCCCAGATTGTCGTTCCGGCAGGATCCGGCCAGCTCGATTTCGGCAATGCTCCACAGCAGTTCAGTAAAACCCTGGGACGCTTTTTTAATTCCGCTACAGACCCGATCAGTGAGCGGGCGCGCAATATAATCAACGGATCGGTCGTGGTAACTGCCGGTGCAACAACCCTTCAGGAAGGGGCCGATTATCATATCGATTATGCCAGCGGTACTATCCAGATGCTTCATGGAGGCTACGATGGACAGGCGATTGCGATTGATTTCCAGTATAGAAGCGGCGATTTTGCCGGTCCCGGAGACAACGCAAATGCCATTGCCATTGCCGAACTCAGACACCAATTAACAATGGCGCCCGATCCTATCGGAAATGACACAAATACCTTTACCCAATACTACAGTGCAATGATCGGACAACTCGGGCTGGAACGAAATGAGGCTTCCGCGAGTCTGGAAACAAGGGAATTTCTCATTCAACAGTATGAGACTCACCAGGATTCAATATCCGGAGTTTCACTGGATGAAGAAATGGCTGAAATAATAAAATACCAGCACACGTTTTCGGCAGCAGCCAGGGTAATTACAACAACCGGCCATATGCTTGAGGTCTTAATGAATATGTAG
- the bioB gene encoding biotin synthase BioB, with translation MKGREIMSFSRAEKLLERAIGKKITQEDVETVISWPGEDLSLLFAVTDRVRRHYFADAVEPCAIMNIKSGGCSEDCAFCSQSAHNDASVTVQALSGKEEILTHYHQATSKGLKFGVVSSGKRLSSRDIIKLADALRECDGPVHASLGILSEKEFDILTKAGVVCYNHNLETSRNFFSQIVTTHTYDDRVSTIKKAKTAGMRTCCGGIFGLGESWNDRADLFAELHRLDVDTIPINFINSIPGTKIAPPGESSLEFLKIISLCRIILPDKIIKVCGGREINLGKLQGLMFYAGANGYISGDYLTTKGDSVESDDKMVEGLGLRKGMVDEDNK, from the coding sequence ATGAAAGGACGGGAAATAATGAGTTTCAGCAGAGCCGAAAAGCTGCTTGAGCGGGCAATCGGAAAAAAAATCACGCAAGAAGACGTTGAAACGGTTATTTCATGGCCCGGGGAAGATCTTTCCCTCCTCTTTGCAGTCACCGACCGGGTACGCCGTCATTATTTTGCCGATGCCGTAGAGCCCTGTGCCATAATGAACATAAAATCGGGAGGATGCAGTGAAGACTGTGCATTCTGTTCTCAATCTGCCCATAACGATGCATCGGTTACGGTTCAGGCACTTTCCGGCAAAGAAGAAATACTCACCCATTATCACCAGGCAACCTCAAAGGGACTCAAATTCGGGGTAGTCTCCAGCGGAAAGCGATTATCATCAAGGGATATCATCAAACTGGCCGATGCGTTGAGGGAATGCGACGGACCGGTGCATGCCTCGCTGGGAATACTTTCCGAAAAGGAATTTGACATCCTCACAAAAGCCGGAGTAGTCTGTTACAACCACAACCTGGAAACCAGCCGGAATTTTTTCTCTCAAATTGTCACCACCCACACCTATGACGACCGGGTTTCTACTATTAAGAAAGCCAAGACTGCAGGTATGCGCACCTGCTGCGGCGGCATTTTCGGTTTGGGTGAATCCTGGAATGATCGTGCCGACCTCTTTGCGGAACTACACCGTCTTGATGTCGATACCATTCCAATCAATTTCATCAATTCGATACCCGGTACAAAAATAGCGCCACCCGGAGAATCATCCCTGGAATTTTTAAAAATCATCTCGCTCTGCCGCATAATACTGCCGGATAAAATTATCAAAGTATGCGGCGGTCGTGAAATAAATCTGGGTAAACTCCAGGGACTTATGTTTTATGCAGGAGCTAACGGGTATATTTCGGGTGATTACCTTACCACCAAAGGCGATAGCGTCGAATCCGACGACAAGATGGTTGAGGGATTGGGGTTGAGGAAGGGGATGGTGGATGAGGATAACAAATAG
- a CDS encoding flagellar assembly protein FliW (binds to flagellin and appears to stabilize flagellin during flagella assembly) → MGDFFKELVYEKEDVITFPSGIPGFENNKEFILLQIPEYAPFEWLACTDGSRLRFAILNPMLFRPDYNPNMTKEQLEELHIEKPEDILLYSIITISENPAESTANLIGPIIINKTKRLGKQVVVEDDRYTTREPILRKK, encoded by the coding sequence ATGGGTGATTTCTTTAAAGAGCTGGTCTACGAAAAAGAAGATGTCATCACTTTTCCGTCCGGCATACCGGGTTTTGAAAATAATAAAGAATTTATTCTTCTTCAAATCCCCGAGTATGCTCCCTTTGAGTGGCTGGCTTGCACAGACGGTTCCCGGCTCAGATTTGCCATACTCAATCCCATGTTATTCAGACCCGATTATAATCCTAACATGACAAAAGAGCAGCTCGAAGAGCTCCATATCGAAAAACCCGAAGATATCCTGTTGTATTCGATTATAACTATCAGCGAAAATCCTGCCGAATCAACGGCGAACCTTATTGGGCCGATCATTATCAATAAAACAAAACGTCTGGGAAAGCAGGTCGTTGTTGAAGATGACCGTTATACCACACGGGAACCAATTTTGAGGAAGAAATAA
- the flgL gene encoding flagellar hook-associated protein 3 — translation MGMRITFREINNHMQHVINDRFSDLAKVQEQLATGKRLLRPSDDPVDVANDLKLRSKLMQISQYKSNIEDGTGFMSVTDTAMVSMNDLLQRMRELAIQASSDTQSTNERAFILKEVEQLFRQVVTLGNSKFKGEYVFGGTQTKIAPFPMKESSAASQEDYDNYNMAWYDGSGGVGGNYYLYDAFTQERITKILPGTFSISRGGTQFVEGQDYTVDYVNGAITPLNPLLADDVSDGQTFTGPNYSTGGFTLSFDYIGRGRDIYGDPIASDGDILREIESGITMPINIPADELTRDSATGLDALDVVIRLGQRLIESDTQGIQSQIGEIDVVFKTLLAAQTKNGARMNRFDTTLDRNEAQFNETTRLQSSLEDAEYADTVMKFSLMETVYNAALKSAAKIIQPSLVNFL, via the coding sequence ATGGGCATGCGGATAACCTTCAGAGAAATTAACAATCACATGCAGCATGTGATTAACGACCGGTTTTCTGATCTGGCTAAAGTTCAGGAGCAATTGGCAACCGGTAAACGCCTCCTGAGGCCTTCAGACGATCCCGTTGATGTGGCTAACGATTTGAAACTCCGTTCAAAGCTCATGCAGATATCACAATACAAAAGTAATATCGAAGACGGCACGGGCTTTATGAGTGTTACCGATACGGCCATGGTAAGTATGAACGATCTGCTACAGCGAATGCGGGAACTGGCAATCCAGGCGTCGAGTGATACTCAATCTACCAACGAACGGGCATTCATTCTTAAAGAAGTCGAACAATTGTTTCGTCAGGTCGTTACGCTGGGCAACTCCAAGTTTAAAGGGGAATATGTATTCGGCGGGACTCAGACAAAAATTGCACCGTTCCCCATGAAAGAATCTTCGGCGGCGTCGCAGGAAGATTATGACAATTACAATATGGCGTGGTATGACGGATCTGGTGGAGTAGGGGGAAATTATTATCTCTATGATGCATTTACTCAGGAAAGGATTACCAAAATCCTACCGGGCACGTTCTCAATCAGCAGGGGAGGAACGCAGTTTGTTGAAGGACAGGATTATACTGTTGATTATGTCAACGGCGCCATTACCCCACTCAATCCGCTTCTTGCAGATGATGTTTCGGATGGTCAGACTTTCACCGGCCCTAATTACAGCACAGGCGGATTTACTCTCTCTTTTGATTATATAGGCAGGGGAAGAGATATTTACGGTGATCCTATTGCAAGTGACGGTGATATTTTACGGGAGATTGAATCGGGTATCACCATGCCGATCAATATTCCCGCCGATGAGCTGACCCGTGACAGCGCAACAGGACTCGATGCGCTGGATGTTGTTATCAGGCTTGGACAGCGGCTGATCGAAAGCGATACGCAGGGAATACAAAGTCAGATAGGTGAAATCGATGTTGTTTTCAAAACACTGCTTGCCGCTCAGACAAAAAACGGTGCACGGATGAATCGCTTTGATACCACCCTTGACAGAAATGAAGCACAATTCAACGAAACAACCCGACTTCAATCATCGTTGGAAGATGCCGAATATGCTGATACGGTAATGAAATTTTCTTTAATGGAAACAGTATACAATGCAGCATTGAAATCTGCTGCAAAAATTATACAGCCATCACTGGTAAATTTTCTCTAG
- a CDS encoding transglycosylase SLT domain-containing protein translates to MKINSVNPQVPARGTHKPDPRKVAREFEGLFCQMMLRQMRKTVPDGGLFEKSLGEKIYTDMLDEKYAEQMAKHASLGLAELILEQVDSDESRGLQQLQDLNSSSWMIDNRFIPRRVSMNTKNIEERLSSYNSIISEAAARHDVDPVLIRSVIAQESAGNPYAVSHAGAKGLMQLIDSTAKDMGVTSVYNPRANIMGGTKYLKMMLDKFNGDERLALASYNAGPAAVQKYNGIPPYRETQEYIERVLGYKEQFSQKVNMEGKETGNGRED, encoded by the coding sequence ATGAAAATCAATTCTGTTAATCCTCAGGTCCCTGCAAGGGGAACACACAAACCCGATCCCCGCAAAGTCGCCCGGGAATTCGAAGGCCTTTTTTGTCAGATGATGCTCCGTCAAATGCGCAAAACTGTTCCTGATGGCGGACTTTTTGAAAAGAGCCTCGGTGAAAAAATTTATACCGATATGCTCGATGAAAAATATGCTGAGCAGATGGCAAAACACGCATCTCTGGGACTTGCCGAACTCATCCTCGAACAGGTCGATAGCGATGAATCCCGGGGACTACAACAGCTTCAGGATTTGAATTCATCATCATGGATGATCGATAACCGATTTATTCCCCGGCGAGTTTCAATGAATACCAAAAATATTGAAGAACGTCTTTCATCGTACAATTCTATAATTTCCGAAGCCGCTGCACGGCATGATGTCGATCCGGTACTCATACGGTCGGTCATTGCCCAGGAGTCTGCCGGAAATCCCTATGCCGTTTCTCATGCCGGTGCCAAAGGACTCATGCAGCTTATTGATTCTACGGCAAAGGATATGGGGGTAACGTCGGTTTACAACCCTCGTGCCAATATTATGGGTGGAACAAAGTACCTGAAAATGATGCTCGATAAGTTTAACGGTGATGAACGCCTGGCCCTGGCATCCTATAACGCAGGACCTGCAGCAGTACAGAAATACAATGGAATACCGCCATACCGCGAAACACAGGAATATATCGAGCGGGTTCTGGGGTATAAGGAACAATTTTCACAAAAGGTAAACATGGAAGGGAAGGAGACCGGCAATGGACGGGAAGATTAA
- the csrA gene encoding carbon storage regulator CsrA, with protein sequence MLVLTRKLGESIRIGDNIVVKVVDLDNRHVKLGIDAPKNIAVNREEIYERIQKENKAASEAQDSKLKDIANALRQSKE encoded by the coding sequence ATGCTTGTATTAACTCGAAAATTGGGTGAATCAATCCGAATTGGCGATAATATTGTTGTAAAAGTTGTCGATCTCGATAACCGTCATGTAAAACTCGGTATCGACGCCCCGAAGAATATTGCCGTGAACCGTGAAGAAATCTATGAGAGAATTCAAAAGGAAAACAAAGCTGCCTCTGAAGCTCAGGATTCAAAACTCAAAGATATTGCAAACGCCCTTCGGCAATCAAAAGAATAA
- a CDS encoding outer membrane beta-barrel protein produces the protein MSNIYIANLMPFGEILLSICRGECMNKNAFYHLLILALLMNTFSLSATDDFKWRIGPSAGLNVARMYGPGIQNIEDDYDVLPRMSGNCGLFVEYMPSKYIGTEIGIQVNGKGYTYHDPQYINGMDVKYKIRYKNGFVDFPFVIKPTLPFNNKKLYLMFGGAYGRIFIAKREVVADLSYSGQDTTVDIVDNDLLRYGVPFYVDTFGTQETVPYKDLYRLEDFALVVGIGYEGAPGSKENPVSLFF, from the coding sequence ATGTCAAATATTTATATTGCAAACTTAATGCCATTCGGGGAAATTTTATTGAGTATCTGCAGAGGAGAATGTATGAATAAAAACGCTTTTTATCATTTATTAATTCTTGCTCTATTAATGAATACCTTTTCACTTAGTGCAACAGATGATTTCAAGTGGCGTATCGGTCCCTCCGCCGGACTGAACGTAGCAAGGATGTATGGTCCCGGTATTCAAAATATTGAAGATGATTATGACGTCTTGCCGCGTATGAGCGGTAACTGCGGCCTTTTTGTCGAATATATGCCGTCAAAGTATATCGGCACGGAAATAGGGATTCAGGTTAACGGTAAAGGCTATACCTATCATGATCCTCAGTATATTAACGGTATGGACGTTAAATATAAAATCCGGTATAAAAACGGATTTGTAGATTTCCCTTTTGTTATCAAACCGACACTGCCCTTCAATAATAAAAAGCTGTACCTTATGTTTGGTGGCGCCTATGGGCGTATTTTTATAGCTAAAAGGGAAGTCGTGGCAGATTTAAGTTATAGTGGACAGGATACTACTGTTGATATTGTCGACAATGACTTGTTGCGCTATGGTGTGCCTTTTTATGTGGATACATTCGGAACCCAAGAAACGGTGCCCTATAAAGACCTTTATCGTCTGGAAGATTTTGCTCTGGTAGTAGGAATAGGGTATGAAGGCGCGCCCGGTTCAAAAGAAAACCCGGTATCGCTTTTTTTTTGA
- a CDS encoding flagellin, whose product MSRINHNIPAMVTGTALRQVGRKMSKSLEKLSTGLRVNRAADDAAGLSISEQLRTQCRGLAMGIRNAQDGISLLNIAEGALIEVEDMLQRLRELSIQAANDTLTSKERAYVQIEFDQLRTEIDRIVNGTQYNSMKLLNGSDVWANGGILHVGPNDNSDGADVVTITITGVDTTAMGISTADNVYVTSQTDATGAISALDIALSSVNALRADLGAKVNRLEHALVNQENQEQNMTAAESTIRDTDFAKETTTFTRNQIIQQSATAMLAQANMVPQSVLGLLQ is encoded by the coding sequence ATGTCTCGTATCAACCATAACATACCCGCAATGGTAACGGGTACTGCGTTGCGTCAGGTAGGACGAAAAATGTCGAAGTCACTGGAGAAACTCTCAACCGGCCTTCGTGTTAACCGTGCTGCTGATGATGCTGCCGGACTGAGTATTTCGGAACAGTTACGCACCCAGTGTCGCGGTCTGGCAATGGGCATCAGAAACGCTCAGGACGGCATCTCACTTCTGAATATCGCCGAAGGTGCTTTGATTGAAGTTGAAGATATGTTGCAGCGGTTGCGTGAACTCAGCATACAGGCGGCCAATGATACCTTGACATCGAAAGAACGCGCTTATGTACAGATCGAATTCGATCAACTTCGGACGGAAATCGATCGTATTGTTAACGGTACACAATACAACAGCATGAAACTTCTTAACGGAAGTGATGTCTGGGCTAACGGCGGAATTCTTCATGTCGGCCCTAACGATAACAGCGACGGCGCCGATGTCGTTACCATTACGATTACCGGTGTGGATACTACCGCCATGGGTATCAGCACTGCCGATAACGTGTATGTCACCAGCCAGACCGACGCCACCGGTGCCATTTCTGCGCTCGATATAGCATTGAGCAGTGTAAATGCCCTTCGAGCCGATCTCGGTGCGAAGGTTAACCGTCTGGAACATGCGCTGGTTAACCAGGAAAATCAGGAACAGAATATGACTGCTGCCGAATCGACCATCCGTGATACCGACTTCGCAAAGGAAACAACCACCTTCACACGGAACCAGATTATTCAACAGTCGGCCACAGCCATGCTTGCCCAGGCGAATATGGTGCCCCAGAGTGTTCTTGGATTGCTGCAATAA